The following proteins come from a genomic window of Salvia hispanica cultivar TCC Black 2014 chromosome 4, UniMelb_Shisp_WGS_1.0, whole genome shotgun sequence:
- the LOC125220914 gene encoding transcription factor GTE7-like, which yields MTATRWWQLDHVSAGRAATAGSRTPSPKVTADKLTKSKSNNQSINADGEFSFVFRQLAGITSANLRSEPSPFRTWRALGGASTSRFAAASPISIRLVIGEGEMLIGDGELWEYFTKTGTRKLTLHVCLNLGVNRLIGNWMSTKLGFGLQNLPQEKMPQLVQIIRKRDEHLAQDVNEIELDIEALDTETLWELDRFVTNSKKMVSKTKRQALMMNNNPTAGVSIPSSPVTDADGALSDKNDDCGKMMKQNDEEDVDIDDDMPATSFPVVVEIEFVKEGVVGQENDGVVGQENDGRGNGSSSSSSSGSSSSDSSSSSDSDSGSSSGSESDADD from the exons ATGACGGCGACGAGGTGGTGGCAGCTCGATCATGTCTCCGCCGGAAGAGCTGCCACAGCAGGGAGCCGGACGCCGTCGCCTAAAGTGACGGCAGACAAGCTGACGAAGTCGAAATCtaataatcaatcaattaacGCGGACGGCGAATTCAGCTTCGTGTTCAGGCAGCTCGCCGGAATCACGAGCGCGAATCTGAGGAGCGAGCCGTCGCCGTTCCGGACTTGGCGAGCGCTTGGAGGAGCTTCGACGAGTAGATTTGCTGCTGCGTCTCCGATTTCCATTCGATTG gTGATCGGAGAAGGTGAAATGCTGATCGGAGATGGTGAACTTTGGGAGTATTTCACAAAAACAGGAACCCGAAAGCTCACTCTGCATGTCTGTTTAAATTTGGGAGTAAATCGTTTGATAGG GAATTGGATGTCAACAAAACTTGGATTTGGGTTGCAGAATTTACCCCAAGAGAAGATGCCTCAACTTGTACAGATAATCAGGAAGAGGGATGAGCATTTGGCACAGGATGTCAATGAAATTGAGCTTGATATTGAGGCTCTTGATACGGAAACGCTGTGGGAACTTGATCGGTTTGTGACCAATTCGAAGAAGATGGTGAGCAAGACAAAGCGGCAAGCGTTGATGATGAACAACAATCCAACTGCTGGAGTTTCTATTCCCTCCAGTCCTGTTACTGATGCTGAT GGCGCATTGAGCGACAAGAATGATGATTGTGGCAAGATGATGAAACaaaatgatgaagaagatgtaGATATTGATGACGATATGCCAGCAACGAGTTTCCCTGTTGTTGTGGAGATTGAGTTTGTGAAAGAAGGTGTTGTTGGGCAGGAGAATGATGGTGTTGTTGGACAGGAGAATGATGGTAGAGGCAATGGCAGCAGTAGCTCAAGCAGTTCTGGCAGCTCAAGCAGCGATTCGTCATCCTCGAGTG ATTCTGATTCAGGGAGTTCCTCTGGTAGTGAGTCCGACGCAGATGATTGA